In the genome of Desulfitibacter sp. BRH_c19, one region contains:
- a CDS encoding glucose-6-phosphate isomerase — protein MASNIRFDYSTTKDFIKSNEIEYVQEAVEVAHQLLHSGKGPGNEYTGWLNWPKEYDKTEYNRIKEVAAKIRNKVDVFIVIGIGGSYLGAKSAIDLLKNSFYNQLSRDIRQSPEIYFAGNNISSTYLSRLLELVKDRDFAINVVSKSGTTLEPAIAFRIFREIIEKKYGTARAKERIIATTDKSEGALKKLADEQGYESFVVPDNVGGRYSVLTSVGLLPLAVAGIDIDEVMSGANTAHDNYLNKDLKINECYQYAAIRNILYGKGKNIELLVNYEPDLASFSDWWKQLFGESEGKEGKGIFPASVNFSTDLHSLGQYIQDGRRNLFATTIWVENPPYNFEIKAIDEDMDGLNFLAGKTIQHVNEQACRATILAHTEGGVPNLKVNITDLTPYTYGQLVYFFEKACAISGYLLGVNPFDQPGVETYKKNMFALLGKQGTEKIKLEIEEKLHHLSKTQ, from the coding sequence ATGGCTTCAAATATTAGATTTGACTATAGTACTACAAAAGACTTTATCAAAAGTAATGAAATAGAATATGTACAAGAGGCAGTAGAGGTCGCACACCAACTACTTCATAGTGGAAAGGGCCCAGGTAATGAATATACTGGATGGCTTAATTGGCCAAAGGAATATGATAAGACTGAGTATAATAGAATTAAGGAAGTCGCTGCAAAGATTAGGAACAAGGTAGACGTATTTATTGTCATAGGAATCGGTGGTTCCTATCTTGGTGCTAAATCTGCAATAGATCTTCTAAAGAATTCTTTTTACAACCAGCTTTCAAGGGATATTAGGCAGTCTCCAGAAATCTATTTTGCTGGCAATAATATTAGTTCAACTTACCTTTCTAGACTGCTAGAACTAGTTAAGGATAGAGATTTTGCCATCAATGTTGTGTCTAAGTCTGGTACAACGCTGGAACCTGCTATTGCTTTTCGGATATTTAGAGAAATAATTGAGAAGAAATATGGAACTGCACGGGCAAAAGAAAGAATCATTGCAACTACTGACAAATCAGAGGGTGCTCTAAAAAAGTTGGCAGATGAACAGGGCTACGAATCCTTTGTTGTCCCCGATAATGTAGGAGGACGCTACTCTGTTCTAACTTCAGTAGGACTTCTCCCACTTGCAGTTGCTGGCATAGACATAGATGAAGTAATGTCAGGAGCTAATACTGCTCATGATAACTATCTAAACAAAGATCTTAAGATAAATGAGTGTTACCAATATGCTGCAATTAGAAATATACTTTATGGTAAAGGAAAAAACATTGAGCTCCTCGTAAATTATGAACCGGATCTTGCTTCTTTCTCAGATTGGTGGAAACAGCTCTTTGGGGAAAGTGAAGGCAAGGAAGGCAAAGGTATTTTTCCTGCAAGTGTAAACTTTTCCACGGATCTTCACTCCCTTGGCCAGTATATTCAAGATGGGAGGCGAAACCTATTCGCCACAACCATATGGGTTGAAAACCCACCTTACAACTTTGAAATAAAGGCAATTGACGAGGATATGGATGGACTTAATTTTCTTGCAGGCAAAACAATTCAACACGTTAATGAACAGGCCTGCCGGGCAACCATACTTGCCCATACTGAAGGAGGAGTTCCAAACTTAAAGGTGAACATAACAGATTTAACTCCTTACACATACGGGCAGCTTGTGTATTTCTTTGAAAAGGCATGTGCAATAAGCGGCTATCTACTAGGCGTCAATCCATTTGATCAGCCAGGTGTGGAGACATATAAGAAAAATATGTTTGCTTTATTAGGTAAGCAAGGAACAGAAAAGATAAAATTGGAAATTGAAGAAAAGCTTCACCACCTGTCAAAAACACAGTAA
- a CDS encoding transporter: MEAFKREEKIFLLLAITFVSLLIVSNVIAAKLITIGGLTVSAAAICYALTFFLTDTIAEIWGKKRTLYVIKLGFFGSVLSAIFIKLAIYMPAASFWTEQAEYQLILGANIRIVFASMVAYLISQYHDVWAFHFWKEKTKGKHLWLRNNFSTGASQLIDTIIFVTIAFSGTGTPLLAIIVGEYIIKLIISILDTPLIYMFVNLIKRNVPFIDTAKNLNSTI; this comes from the coding sequence ATGGAAGCGTTCAAAAGAGAAGAAAAAATATTTTTGTTACTAGCTATTACATTTGTTTCACTACTAATTGTTAGTAATGTAATTGCTGCTAAGCTTATTACTATTGGAGGCTTGACAGTTTCTGCGGCAGCCATTTGCTATGCACTTACATTTTTTCTAACAGATACAATTGCGGAAATATGGGGAAAGAAACGGACATTATATGTAATAAAACTTGGTTTTTTTGGTTCTGTACTTTCAGCCATTTTTATTAAACTCGCAATTTATATGCCTGCTGCATCCTTCTGGACTGAACAGGCAGAATACCAGCTAATTCTAGGAGCGAATATTCGTATTGTATTTGCAAGTATGGTTGCTTATTTAATTAGCCAGTATCATGATGTTTGGGCTTTTCATTTTTGGAAAGAAAAAACTAAGGGGAAGCATCTTTGGTTAAGAAATAATTTTTCAACTGGTGCATCTCAGCTTATTGATACTATTATATTCGTAACTATTGCATTCTCTGGTACAGGAACACCATTATTAGCAATTATTGTTGGTGAATATATTATTAAACTTATAATTTCTATACTTGATACTCCACTTATTTACATGTTTGTTAACTTAATAAAAAGAAATGTACCATTTATTGATACTGCAAAAAACCTTAATTCCACCATTTAA
- a CDS encoding polysaccharide deacetylase, producing the protein MGKNQLYVFLSLLVIGIFLVWAFIIPVNMPQKPVPPEEFDLAGGPERLERGFPQREIIDLASEFPGLFYRYGPDESKRIALTFDDGPDDNFTPQILDVLKDHNVPATFFVMGKRCKLFPEVVKRIDKEGHIVANHTWSHPNIIKLSNDKVTQELRETEVIIKKLVGYTPTLFRSPYGSMDIEKLKVVANREYRIIAWNVDSLDWKGLSADEIKTNILEDVTDGSIILQHSAGGIDEDLSGTVEALGEIIEVLKKDGFEFILVHELLEVPFKREME; encoded by the coding sequence ATGGGTAAAAATCAACTATATGTATTTTTGAGTTTGCTGGTCATCGGCATCTTTTTAGTATGGGCTTTTATTATTCCAGTAAATATGCCCCAAAAGCCTGTTCCACCAGAAGAATTTGATTTAGCTGGAGGGCCGGAAAGACTTGAAAGAGGTTTTCCACAAAGAGAAATTATAGATTTAGCCTCAGAGTTTCCAGGGCTTTTCTACCGCTACGGACCAGATGAATCAAAAAGGATTGCACTTACATTTGATGATGGACCTGATGATAATTTTACTCCACAAATCTTGGATGTATTAAAAGATCATAATGTACCTGCAACATTTTTTGTTATGGGAAAAAGGTGCAAACTATTTCCTGAGGTTGTAAAAAGGATAGACAAGGAGGGACATATTGTTGCTAACCATACTTGGTCCCATCCCAATATTATTAAGTTGTCTAATGATAAGGTGACTCAAGAATTAAGGGAGACAGAAGTGATTATCAAGAAACTAGTTGGATATACTCCCACATTATTTAGATCACCTTATGGATCAATGGATATAGAAAAGCTAAAGGTAGTTGCCAATCGTGAATATAGAATAATTGCATGGAACGTAGATTCATTGGATTGGAAGGGGCTTTCTGCGGATGAGATTAAAACTAACATCCTAGAAGATGTTACAGATGGTTCCATTATATTACAGCATTCCGCTGGCGGAATTGATGAGGATTTAAGTGGAACTGTAGAAGCACTAGGCGAAATTATTGAGGTTTTGAAAAAGGACGGTTTTGAATTTATATTAGTACATGAGCTTCTGGAAGTACCTTTCAAAAGAGAAATGGAATAA